In Jejubacter calystegiae, the following are encoded in one genomic region:
- a CDS encoding zinc-binding dehydrogenase has translation MNNSYQAWWWHDGAGPQALTQENRPLPVPAPGELLVHNRAIGLNPVDWKVLDSQRGKVPGVDGAGVVIAVGTGVSEHWLGQRVAYHQSLKRHGSFASHTPLAASAAMRIPAGLDNIRAAAFPCPGLTAWQALEKIPARPGERILISGAGGSVGHWLTQLAHRRGFIIEVMCNARHRERLQGLGASVWHPGPLVNDTPFPEALRHRYFAVFDAVNGEHSLRLGDALRANGHLISIQDRSTDWPCPPFGRALSLHEVALGALHFHGDDHDWQQLTRQGERLLEALADGTLHGESILVHDFASLPEQLEALKQRSFSGKLVINL, from the coding sequence ATGAACAATAGCTATCAGGCCTGGTGGTGGCACGACGGAGCAGGGCCGCAGGCGCTGACTCAGGAGAACCGGCCGCTGCCGGTTCCGGCACCCGGCGAGCTCCTGGTACATAACCGCGCCATTGGTCTGAATCCGGTAGACTGGAAGGTGCTCGACAGCCAGCGAGGGAAAGTCCCCGGTGTGGATGGTGCAGGCGTGGTTATCGCCGTGGGGACTGGGGTATCGGAACACTGGCTCGGCCAGCGAGTGGCTTATCACCAGAGTCTGAAACGCCACGGCAGTTTCGCCAGCCACACGCCGCTGGCCGCCAGCGCCGCCATGCGTATTCCCGCCGGACTGGATAATATCCGCGCCGCCGCCTTCCCCTGCCCCGGGCTTACCGCCTGGCAGGCGCTGGAAAAAATTCCGGCGCGTCCGGGTGAACGAATACTGATTAGCGGTGCCGGCGGCTCGGTAGGGCACTGGTTGACACAACTGGCCCACCGGCGTGGTTTTATCATTGAAGTCATGTGCAATGCGCGCCATCGCGAACGTCTGCAGGGGCTGGGCGCCAGCGTCTGGCATCCTGGACCGCTGGTGAACGACACCCCCTTTCCCGAAGCGCTGCGCCACCGTTACTTCGCGGTTTTCGATGCCGTTAACGGCGAGCACAGCCTGCGGCTGGGCGATGCGCTACGCGCCAACGGTCATCTGATCAGCATTCAGGATCGCAGCACCGACTGGCCCTGCCCGCCGTTTGGCCGCGCGCTTTCGCTGCACGAGGTCGCCCTTGGCGCCCTGCATTTCCACGGCGACGACCATGACTGGCAACAGCTTACCCGTCAGGGAGAACGGCTGCTGGAAGCGCTGGCCGATGGCACACTGCACGGCGAATCAATTCTGGTTCATGACTTTGCCAGCCTGCCCGAACAACTGGAGGCGCTAAAACAGCGCAGCTTCAGCGGAAAACTGGTTATCAACCTATAG
- a CDS encoding LysR family transcriptional regulator, which translates to MYNPHWLRSFQALTETGSFTRTAEQLGITQAAVSQHIRHLENQLGPLLVRKTRLLDLTPAGKALLEYCQELDRASRRLNLRLTEGESDKGEVSIITPGSIGLMIFPHLLALQSASPELVMRHRFAPDGEVLEAIVQNRYEIGVMSTRPDDSRVQATRFTEEPLELVVPDGHKGYDWDGLMTLGFIDHPDGQSMAMRLLSRRFPGHSGLHQLPVSGFSNQVGLILEFVARGLGFTVIPRYARQAFAQQQAIRVLDCGVRVVDTLWLIQRAEWPLSRRARRVVDELHRLLAGQQPM; encoded by the coding sequence ATGTACAACCCCCACTGGCTACGATCGTTTCAGGCGCTGACCGAAACTGGCAGCTTTACCCGCACCGCCGAACAGCTGGGCATTACCCAGGCGGCGGTCAGCCAGCATATTCGCCATCTGGAAAATCAACTGGGGCCGCTGCTGGTGCGTAAAACTCGCCTGCTGGATCTGACGCCCGCCGGTAAAGCGCTGCTGGAATATTGTCAGGAGCTAGATCGTGCCAGTCGCCGCCTGAACCTGCGGCTGACCGAAGGCGAGTCGGACAAAGGGGAAGTAAGCATTATCACCCCGGGTAGTATTGGTCTGATGATTTTTCCGCATCTGCTGGCGCTACAGAGCGCCAGCCCTGAACTGGTGATGCGCCACCGCTTTGCGCCCGACGGCGAAGTTCTGGAGGCGATAGTACAAAATCGTTATGAGATCGGCGTGATGAGTACGCGCCCGGATGATTCGCGCGTTCAGGCTACCCGTTTTACTGAAGAGCCACTGGAACTGGTGGTGCCTGACGGCCATAAAGGGTATGACTGGGACGGCCTGATGACGCTGGGGTTTATTGACCACCCGGACGGCCAGTCGATGGCGATGCGTCTGTTGAGCCGCCGTTTTCCGGGGCATTCCGGCCTGCATCAGCTACCGGTGAGCGGCTTCAGTAACCAGGTGGGTCTGATTCTTGAGTTTGTGGCCCGGGGGCTGGGCTTTACGGTGATTCCGCGCTATGCGCGCCAGGCGTTCGCCCAGCAGCAGGCTATTCGGGTGCTGGACTGTGGGGTGAGGGTGGTGGATACCCTGTGGTTGATTCAGCGTGCGGAATGGCCGCTCTCAAGACGAGCCCGGCGGGTGGTCGATGAGCTGCATCGGCTGCTGGCAGGCCAACAGCCGATGTAG
- a CDS encoding AbrB family transcriptional regulator, translating into MAERSPMLLRWCAMLGFSAVLMVVLEWLSIPAAILMGAMLAGIIFSVLDKPVKVSKPLFSLAQAVVGAMIARAIPLSIFQEMARQWPLFLGSIFSVIAISLVLGWLLARFKVLPGSTAIWGSSPGGASAMTLMAESFGADVRLVAFMQYLRVVIVVLIATLVTRFWGGLESAPDPQSQPFFPALDSGHFAMTLGLIVLGFVLARVLRLPAGPMLITLVLGVVMQDSGLSPIILPPWLLLMAWTLVGWSIGLRFNREILRHVARAFPRVLLSILSLVLLCCGLAWGLVHFAGIDPLTAYLATSPGGADSMAIIAADGQVDMPFVMAMQTGRFLIVLMVGPPLSRFVARRLEPAPGG; encoded by the coding sequence ATGGCCGAACGGTCGCCGATGCTGCTGCGCTGGTGCGCTATGTTAGGGTTTTCCGCTGTCCTGATGGTTGTGCTGGAGTGGCTGAGTATACCTGCGGCGATTCTGATGGGGGCCATGCTCGCCGGAATTATTTTTAGCGTTCTGGACAAGCCGGTAAAGGTGTCTAAGCCGCTATTTTCGCTGGCTCAGGCGGTGGTGGGCGCGATGATCGCCAGGGCTATTCCGCTGTCGATCTTTCAGGAGATGGCGCGTCAGTGGCCGCTGTTTCTGGGATCTATCTTTTCGGTTATCGCCATTAGCCTGGTTCTGGGCTGGCTGCTGGCCAGATTTAAGGTATTGCCCGGATCCACCGCCATCTGGGGATCGTCGCCCGGCGGCGCTTCGGCTATGACGCTGATGGCGGAAAGCTTTGGCGCCGATGTGCGACTGGTAGCCTTTATGCAGTATCTTCGGGTGGTGATAGTGGTGTTGATCGCCACCCTGGTCACCCGTTTCTGGGGCGGGTTGGAAAGCGCTCCCGACCCCCAGAGCCAGCCCTTTTTTCCGGCGCTGGATAGCGGTCATTTCGCTATGACGCTGGGGCTGATTGTCCTGGGGTTCGTTCTGGCCAGGGTTTTGCGCCTGCCTGCCGGACCTATGCTGATTACTCTGGTACTGGGAGTGGTAATGCAGGACAGCGGGCTATCGCCGATTATTCTGCCGCCCTGGCTGCTGCTGATGGCCTGGACGCTGGTGGGCTGGAGTATTGGCCTGCGCTTTAACCGGGAAATTTTACGTCACGTGGCCCGGGCCTTTCCGCGGGTGCTGCTTTCTATCCTCTCTCTGGTGCTGCTGTGCTGCGGTCTGGCCTGGGGACTGGTCCATTTCGCCGGTATCGATCCGCTGACCGCTTACCTGGCAACCAGCCCGGGGGGCGCGGATTCGATGGCGATTATCGCTGCGGACGGGCAGGTGGATATGCCGTTTGTGATGGCGATGCAGACCGGGCGATTTCTGATTGTGCTGATGGTGGGGCCGCCGCTGAGCCGCTTTGTTGCCCGGCGCCTGGAGCCCGCGCCGGGCGGCTGA
- a CDS encoding winged helix-turn-helix domain-containing protein, whose protein sequence is MKYLIANALIYRPEDGVLMPPGREEELVTLTATANAILSLLVERHGVAIERETFLSEVWDSRGLRGSNSSLNQYISILRKTLAIFAPEHQFIITVPKIGFMLNSELSVQRQSNEDERPTVNAPRATTKPKKQRWLWPTLLILITLIHFAFGMGKLLVESADTRVDVLPLTKVGQCPIYTLSPLPEAWHEEAISMAHRILQRVRLPACQPNTVFYFFVQDSIFYGEGGRVVLTRCVRNAGKAVTCHTQYYYEW, encoded by the coding sequence ATGAAATATCTGATAGCAAACGCCTTAATTTATCGCCCGGAAGACGGCGTGTTAATGCCACCGGGACGTGAAGAAGAACTCGTCACGCTTACCGCCACCGCTAACGCCATTTTGTCGCTGCTGGTCGAACGTCACGGCGTTGCCATTGAACGCGAAACCTTTTTGAGCGAAGTCTGGGATTCCCGCGGACTGCGTGGCTCCAACAGCTCGCTGAATCAGTACATCAGCATTCTGCGTAAGACCCTGGCAATTTTTGCGCCCGAACATCAGTTTATTATTACCGTGCCCAAAATCGGCTTTATGCTCAATTCGGAGCTGAGCGTACAGCGCCAGTCCAACGAAGATGAACGGCCCACGGTTAATGCACCACGGGCGACCACGAAGCCGAAAAAACAGCGCTGGCTGTGGCCGACCTTGCTGATCCTGATAACCCTGATCCATTTCGCCTTCGGCATGGGAAAACTGCTGGTGGAAAGCGCTGATACCCGGGTGGATGTCCTTCCGTTGACCAAAGTGGGGCAGTGCCCGATCTATACGCTGAGTCCGCTTCCCGAGGCCTGGCATGAGGAGGCGATCTCCATGGCGCACCGCATACTGCAAAGGGTCAGGCTACCGGCCTGCCAGCCCAATACCGTTTTCTATTTCTTCGTGCAGGACAGTATTTTCTATGGCGAAGGCGGCAGAGTCGTCCTCACCCGCTGTGTACGCAACGCCGGTAAAGCGGTGACCTGCCACACCCAGTATTACTATGAGTGGTGA
- a CDS encoding helix-turn-helix domain-containing protein: MTTQPRTLIYIFSENYYLWVGIRISLSWLLPSRPLFTWISTPSLSALDGLGKQPGKDLRRVLIAEADQVETLKLLVPKDVRVLPDNQPLTELLAQINAPVENQRRGTHLTRSEWQVCLSISRGVTAQEMARKLNKSPKTINGHKRNAMQKMRCHSNADLWSRITQFV; encoded by the coding sequence ATGACTACGCAGCCAAGAACTTTAATTTATATTTTTAGCGAAAATTACTATCTGTGGGTCGGTATTCGTATATCGCTGAGCTGGCTTCTGCCTTCCCGCCCGCTATTTACCTGGATATCAACCCCTTCGCTTTCAGCACTGGACGGGTTGGGAAAACAGCCGGGAAAAGATCTGCGCCGGGTACTGATCGCCGAAGCCGATCAGGTTGAAACCCTTAAGTTACTGGTGCCGAAAGATGTCCGGGTATTGCCGGATAACCAGCCACTGACCGAGCTGTTGGCACAGATTAATGCGCCGGTAGAAAATCAGCGCCGCGGTACTCACCTGACCCGTTCAGAGTGGCAGGTCTGTCTGTCAATAAGCCGGGGAGTTACCGCCCAGGAAATGGCGCGTAAACTCAATAAATCCCCCAAAACCATTAATGGCCACAAACGTAATGCCATGCAAAAGATGCGCTGTCACTCTAATGCCGACCTCTGGTCGAGAATAACCCAGTTCGTTTAA
- a CDS encoding linear amide C-N hydrolase, protein MSKHPLTAVAAGAILTVALSASADACTRAFVNMFPGYMVSARNLDFFGPVDPSLVITPRGVKRDGGDGDNVAHWTSRYGSVAIYADNVFPMDGMNEKGLAGHTLFYMNGSQQQQDNQDKSVLESRAWLSYILDNYATVDEAVKGIQHNVRLVAKKLPVDYATDTKHIAIEDLSGDSAIIEIDNGQVHVYHDKSYRVMTNPPSYQKQLANLAKYKNADRSQIPGGLDADQRLVRASYNLKNLPQPDNKNQAQGFALSVVNSVAYPVGIPAEPDEQKVSDMYQKYSKQPQYNKGIGTYWTTVADLSHGEYHFKSTFAASQVQVNLKAINFSAGQPVTRIDDLNNYAQKGWQGDILQYAH, encoded by the coding sequence ATGTCAAAACATCCCCTCACCGCCGTGGCCGCTGGCGCCATACTGACCGTTGCACTCAGCGCCAGCGCCGATGCCTGTACCCGCGCCTTTGTGAATATGTTTCCGGGCTATATGGTCAGCGCCCGTAATCTGGATTTCTTTGGCCCCGTGGATCCTTCGCTGGTCATCACCCCACGAGGCGTGAAACGCGACGGTGGCGATGGCGACAATGTGGCCCACTGGACCAGCCGCTATGGCAGCGTAGCCATCTATGCCGATAACGTTTTCCCTATGGACGGGATGAATGAAAAAGGGCTGGCCGGTCATACCCTGTTTTATATGAACGGCAGCCAGCAACAGCAGGACAATCAGGACAAGTCGGTACTCGAAAGCCGCGCATGGCTGAGCTATATCCTGGATAACTACGCGACGGTGGATGAGGCCGTGAAAGGGATTCAACACAACGTACGGCTGGTAGCCAAAAAATTGCCGGTGGATTACGCTACCGATACCAAACATATCGCCATTGAGGATCTCAGCGGTGATTCCGCCATTATTGAAATCGATAATGGTCAGGTCCATGTTTATCACGATAAATCTTATCGGGTAATGACTAACCCCCCCTCTTATCAAAAACAGCTGGCGAATCTGGCGAAATATAAAAATGCCGATCGCAGTCAGATTCCCGGTGGTCTGGATGCCGATCAGCGTCTGGTTCGCGCCAGCTATAACCTGAAAAACCTGCCTCAACCGGATAATAAAAATCAGGCCCAGGGGTTTGCGCTCTCAGTGGTTAACAGCGTGGCTTATCCTGTCGGTATACCGGCAGAGCCCGACGAACAGAAAGTATCGGATATGTATCAGAAATACAGTAAACAGCCGCAGTACAATAAGGGGATCGGAACTTACTGGACCACGGTTGCCGATCTGAGCCATGGTGAATATCACTTTAAATCCACCTTCGCCGCCTCTCAGGTCCAGGTGAATCTGAAAGCGATTAATTTTAGCGCAGGTCAGCCGGTAACAAGGATCGACGATCTGAACAACTATGCGCAAAAAGGGTGGCAGGGCGACATTCTGCAGTACGCTCACTAA
- a CDS encoding LysR family transcriptional regulator — translation MTPLNFTLAQIEAFACVCETGTLTHAARKLRKDRTTVSELVAYLEVDLGYPLFERAGRSLTLTEAGERLWRQSRLFLHEAQSFAQLARQIPQQIGTRLTLCYDAFTPRDFLLRLRCSLDASQIQLEPILGERIEAESWLEQGRADVGLFQAMNRSINDRLHWRAIGNISLAVYAREDFFPAGQVSQFHLASRTQLMPFLDLPEWLMRRLQIADDILRVNQQDILQALLCTGEGWAWLPEHMNADSWPGVVRVNTDMGDGTISQLMVALWKPGQLAPPVLAKLLAAFNEAWPAAD, via the coding sequence ATGACGCCACTCAACTTTACCCTGGCCCAGATCGAAGCCTTTGCCTGCGTCTGCGAAACCGGTACTCTGACCCATGCCGCCAGAAAACTGCGCAAGGATCGCACCACCGTTAGCGAGCTGGTGGCCTATCTGGAAGTCGATCTCGGCTACCCGCTGTTTGAGCGTGCCGGGCGTTCGCTGACGCTGACGGAGGCCGGTGAGCGACTGTGGCGCCAGAGCCGTCTGTTTTTGCATGAAGCGCAGTCATTTGCTCAACTGGCGCGCCAGATCCCGCAGCAGATCGGCACCCGCCTGACGCTCTGTTACGATGCCTTCACGCCTCGGGATTTCCTGCTGCGCCTGCGCTGTAGTCTGGATGCGAGCCAGATTCAGCTGGAGCCGATTCTTGGCGAGCGGATTGAGGCAGAGAGCTGGCTGGAGCAGGGCCGTGCTGATGTCGGTCTCTTTCAGGCGATGAACCGTTCGATTAACGATCGCCTGCACTGGCGGGCGATCGGCAATATTTCGCTGGCGGTCTATGCCCGGGAGGATTTTTTCCCCGCCGGACAGGTATCGCAGTTTCATCTGGCATCTCGCACCCAGCTAATGCCGTTTCTGGATCTTCCCGAATGGCTGATGCGGCGTTTGCAGATTGCTGACGATATTCTGCGGGTCAATCAGCAGGATATATTGCAGGCTCTGCTGTGTACGGGGGAAGGCTGGGCCTGGTTACCCGAGCATATGAATGCCGATAGCTGGCCCGGCGTGGTACGGGTGAATACCGATATGGGGGATGGCACCATTTCCCAACTGATGGTGGCACTGTGGAAACCGGGACAGCTGGCGCCGCCCGTGCTGGCTAAACTGCTGGCCGCCTTTAACGAGGCATGGCCAGCGGCGGATTAG
- a CDS encoding FAD-dependent oxidoreductase has protein sequence MTDLHCDIAILGAGPAGLAAALGAADSGRQVTILDDNPVPGGQIWRDGPGARLPEAARQLRAAVAGHPNIRVLSGARLIGRPQPRALLFERAHDCGLLHWQRLILCCGARELQLPFPGWTLPGVTGAGGLQALLKQGLSVTDERIVIAGSGPLLLAVAASVRQAGGQVVAIIEQTPLRSALRFAAGLWRWPEKARQLPELADHHWRPASQVSAALGDDRLTAVRIRHGGRERELACDRLATGYGLIPNIEPGLLFGCPLAGTAIAVDDYQQTGIPDIFAAGECTGVGGSELALAEGAIAGYAAAGDVARARTGFARRERWQGFARAAEGAFALQPQLGEICTPESLLCRCEDVTTGAVAGAPDWRCAKMAQRCGMGACQGRTCGAAARWLWGWPLPTPQEPLSPARIDTLAHRPPPANSE, from the coding sequence ATGACTGATTTACACTGCGATATCGCCATACTCGGCGCCGGTCCGGCCGGTCTGGCGGCGGCGCTCGGCGCGGCTGACAGCGGCAGGCAGGTCACCATTCTCGACGATAATCCTGTTCCCGGCGGCCAGATCTGGCGTGACGGACCGGGCGCCAGACTGCCGGAGGCGGCCCGTCAACTGCGCGCCGCAGTGGCCGGACACCCGAACATCCGCGTGCTGAGCGGAGCCCGGCTTATCGGCCGCCCGCAGCCCCGCGCCCTGCTGTTCGAGCGTGCGCATGACTGCGGCCTTCTTCACTGGCAGCGGCTGATACTGTGCTGCGGCGCCCGGGAACTTCAGCTCCCCTTCCCCGGCTGGACGCTGCCTGGCGTTACCGGCGCGGGCGGGCTACAGGCGCTGTTAAAACAGGGACTTTCCGTAACGGATGAGCGAATCGTTATTGCCGGTAGCGGCCCACTGCTGCTGGCGGTGGCCGCCAGCGTGCGTCAGGCGGGCGGCCAGGTTGTTGCCATCATCGAACAGACGCCGCTGCGCAGCGCCCTGAGATTCGCCGCCGGGCTATGGCGCTGGCCGGAAAAGGCCCGTCAACTGCCGGAGCTGGCGGATCACCACTGGCGGCCCGCCAGTCAGGTCAGTGCGGCGCTGGGCGACGATCGCCTGACGGCGGTACGCATCCGCCATGGAGGACGGGAACGGGAGCTGGCCTGCGATCGCCTGGCAACAGGCTATGGACTGATTCCCAATATCGAACCTGGCCTGCTGTTTGGCTGCCCGCTGGCGGGTACGGCCATCGCCGTGGATGATTACCAGCAGACCGGCATCCCGGATATCTTCGCTGCCGGCGAGTGTACCGGCGTGGGCGGCAGCGAACTGGCGCTGGCGGAAGGTGCGATTGCCGGTTACGCCGCCGCCGGAGACGTCGCCCGGGCGCGAACCGGTTTTGCCCGGCGCGAGCGCTGGCAAGGCTTCGCCCGGGCCGCAGAAGGCGCCTTTGCCCTTCAGCCGCAATTGGGCGAAATCTGTACGCCGGAAAGCCTGCTGTGCCGCTGTGAGGATGTCACCACCGGCGCGGTGGCAGGAGCCCCGGACTGGCGCTGCGCCAAAATGGCGCAGCGCTGCGGTATGGGCGCCTGCCAGGGACGTACCTGTGGCGCCGCTGCGCGCTGGCTGTGGGGATGGCCATTACCCACCCCCCAGGAGCCGCTGTCACCGGCCCGTATCGATACCCTGGCGCACAGGCCGCCACCGGCTAACTCGGAATAA
- a CDS encoding (2Fe-2S)-binding protein — protein sequence MTQTINLTIDGVAITVVEGTSVAAALARSPLPAARLSVSGQLRPPFCGMGVCQECRITIDGKRRLACQTPCRAGMRVERDAKFRSDQHD from the coding sequence ATGACGCAGACCATTAACCTGACTATCGACGGCGTAGCGATAACGGTCGTTGAGGGTACCAGCGTCGCTGCCGCGCTGGCCCGCAGCCCGCTACCGGCGGCGCGGCTCTCCGTAAGCGGCCAGCTGCGCCCGCCGTTCTGCGGTATGGGCGTCTGCCAGGAGTGCCGCATCACCATCGACGGTAAACGTCGTCTGGCCTGTCAGACGCCGTGCCGCGCCGGAATGCGGGTGGAGCGGGATGCGAAATTCAGGAGTGACCAACATGACTGA
- a CDS encoding NAD(P)/FAD-dependent oxidoreductase translates to MNAPDVIVVGAGIVGAACAWRLTQRGLRVTLVDDGRPGATAAGMGHLVCMDDNPAELALTAWSLALWRDILPRLPDNCAWRDCGTLWLAQQPDELEEAERKRQRLADVQVASEPLCASALTAREPTLGAGLAGGLWVPGDGIVYAPNVARWFIEQAGERLTHITGEVIALEEPWLQLRDGRRLQAPAILLACASGANKLLAEQWLRIKKGQLAITDRYPARLSHQLVELGYAVSAHAPDGKSVAFNLQPRPTGQLLIGSSREYDNPDSRPDPVLLAAMLHRACDFLPWLADLNLIRCWSGFRSASPDGQPLLGPHPHRPGVWLALGHEGLGVTTAPGTAWLLADQITDNKPAIDAAPWLASRLNRQEVNA, encoded by the coding sequence ATGAATGCCCCGGACGTTATCGTCGTCGGTGCGGGTATTGTTGGCGCAGCCTGCGCCTGGCGTCTGACTCAACGGGGACTGCGCGTGACGCTGGTCGACGACGGTCGCCCCGGCGCCACCGCCGCCGGAATGGGGCACCTGGTCTGCATGGACGATAACCCCGCCGAGCTGGCGCTGACGGCCTGGTCGCTGGCGTTGTGGCGCGATATCCTCCCCCGGCTCCCTGACAACTGCGCCTGGCGCGACTGCGGCACCCTGTGGCTGGCGCAGCAGCCTGACGAGCTGGAAGAGGCTGAACGCAAGCGCCAGCGACTGGCGGATGTTCAGGTAGCCAGCGAACCGCTCTGCGCTTCTGCCCTTACCGCCCGGGAGCCGACACTGGGCGCCGGGCTGGCTGGCGGACTGTGGGTGCCGGGAGACGGCATCGTCTATGCGCCAAACGTGGCGCGCTGGTTTATCGAACAGGCCGGGGAGCGTCTGACCCATATCACCGGCGAAGTCATCGCGCTGGAAGAGCCCTGGCTCCAGCTACGTGACGGCCGTCGCCTGCAGGCACCGGCCATTCTGCTCGCCTGCGCCAGCGGCGCCAACAAACTGCTGGCAGAGCAGTGGCTACGTATCAAGAAAGGGCAGCTCGCGATTACCGATCGCTACCCGGCGCGCCTTAGCCATCAACTGGTGGAGCTGGGCTACGCCGTCAGCGCCCACGCGCCGGACGGTAAATCGGTAGCCTTTAACCTTCAACCGCGCCCAACCGGGCAGCTATTAATCGGCTCTTCCCGGGAATATGACAACCCCGACTCGCGCCCCGATCCCGTCCTGCTGGCCGCCATGCTGCACCGCGCCTGCGACTTTCTGCCCTGGCTCGCGGATCTCAACCTGATTCGCTGCTGGAGCGGCTTTCGCAGCGCCTCACCGGACGGTCAGCCGCTGCTGGGGCCCCATCCACATCGTCCCGGGGTCTGGCTGGCGCTGGGCCATGAAGGGCTGGGGGTCACCACCGCGCCGGGCACCGCCTGGCTGCTGGCCGATCAGATAACCGACAACAAACCCGCCATTGATGCCGCGCCCTGGCTGGCCTCGCGGCTGAATCGACAAGAGGTAAACGCATGA
- a CDS encoding 4-hydroxyproline epimerase, which yields MNNSPASLRIIDSHTGGEPTRLIVEGFPDPGPGTMAQLRDRFAEQFDHLRQATILEPRGSDVMVGALLCRPANPAATAGVIFFNNSGFLGMCGHGTIGLVASLAWLGRISPGQHLIETPVGDVRATLHDDGSVSVENVPAWRWRQGVRVATRYGDISGDIAWGGNWFFLINDHPLCIDTASLAALTDFATAVRQGLDQAQIRGADGGIIDHIELFGPDPEADSRSFVLCPGLAWDRSPCGTGTSAKLACLAEDGLLAPGQIWRQASVIGSQFSASYRRQGQHIVPTVRGTAWVCADTRLLFDERDPFRWGIRL from the coding sequence ATGAATAACTCCCCTGCTTCCCTGCGTATTATCGATTCCCATACCGGCGGCGAACCCACCCGGTTGATTGTGGAAGGCTTCCCCGATCCGGGCCCGGGAACCATGGCACAGTTGCGCGATCGCTTCGCTGAACAGTTCGATCACCTGCGCCAGGCCACGATCCTGGAGCCGCGCGGCAGCGATGTGATGGTGGGCGCCCTGCTGTGTCGCCCGGCCAATCCTGCCGCCACAGCGGGGGTGATCTTTTTTAATAACAGCGGTTTTCTGGGGATGTGCGGCCACGGCACCATCGGGCTGGTCGCTTCGCTGGCCTGGCTGGGGCGGATATCCCCCGGCCAGCATCTGATTGAAACGCCAGTTGGCGACGTTCGCGCCACGCTTCACGACGATGGCAGCGTTTCGGTGGAAAATGTGCCCGCCTGGCGCTGGCGTCAGGGGGTGCGGGTCGCGACCCGCTATGGCGATATCAGCGGCGATATTGCCTGGGGCGGCAACTGGTTTTTCCTGATTAATGATCATCCGCTCTGCATCGATACCGCCAGTCTGGCGGCGCTGACCGACTTCGCCACCGCCGTACGTCAGGGGTTGGATCAGGCGCAAATCCGCGGCGCTGACGGCGGCATCATCGACCATATTGAACTGTTCGGGCCGGACCCCGAAGCCGACAGCCGCAGCTTTGTGCTCTGCCCGGGCCTGGCCTGGGATCGCTCCCCCTGTGGCACCGGCACCAGCGCCAAGCTGGCCTGCCTGGCCGAAGATGGCCTGCTGGCTCCGGGCCAGATCTGGCGCCAGGCCAGCGTCATCGGCAGCCAATTCAGCGCCAGCTACCGCCGCCAGGGGCAGCATATTGTGCCAACCGTTCGCGGCACGGCATGGGTCTGCGCCGACACCCGGCTGCTGTTTGACGAGCGCGACCCCTTCCGCTGGGGCATCCGGCTATGA